From Acinetobacter lwoffii, a single genomic window includes:
- a CDS encoding NYN domain-containing protein produces MDIQTKKFAVLIDADNSSINAISSVLEEVAKYGIASVKRVYGDWSSETLKKWRDVLLPHAITPVQQFAYTKGKDATDMILIIDAMDLLYAGALDGFCIVSSDSDFTPLASRIRENGLTVYGFGKKATPEAFKKACDKFIYIENLLVDSEIKNNEDGEETGSIDKKVSEIIKTNGQKTISAQKEIQLPEGMDRATLNLIYKAVKDNADDNGWANLGMVGQYISAVKPDFDSRNYGRAKLSGLIKTLNLFETKIEMSQMYLRKMKKQSV; encoded by the coding sequence GTGGATATTCAGACAAAAAAGTTCGCTGTATTAATCGATGCGGATAATTCTTCTATCAACGCGATTTCATCGGTATTGGAGGAAGTTGCGAAATATGGAATTGCCAGTGTCAAACGTGTGTATGGGGACTGGAGCAGCGAAACGTTAAAGAAATGGCGAGATGTACTCCTTCCTCATGCCATCACTCCGGTACAACAATTCGCTTATACCAAGGGTAAAGATGCGACGGATATGATCCTGATCATTGATGCTATGGATTTACTTTATGCAGGTGCATTAGATGGATTTTGTATCGTATCCAGCGATAGCGATTTCACGCCCTTAGCTTCACGTATTCGTGAAAATGGTCTAACAGTGTATGGCTTTGGCAAAAAAGCTACGCCTGAAGCATTTAAGAAAGCCTGTGACAAGTTCATTTATATCGAAAACTTACTTGTAGATAGTGAAATTAAAAATAATGAGGATGGTGAAGAAACAGGATCAATAGATAAAAAAGTTTCGGAGATTATCAAGACTAATGGACAAAAAACTATATCTGCGCAAAAGGAAATTCAGTTACCTGAAGGGATGGATCGAGCTACGCTTAACTTAATTTATAAAGCTGTAAAAGATAATGCCGATGATAATGGATGGGCGAATTTAGGGATGGTCGGGCAGTATATCAGTGCAGTAAAGCCTGATTTTGACTCTCGTAACTATGGTAGAGCCAAATTGTCAGGATTAATAAAAACTTTAAATTTATTTGAAACAAAAATAGAAATGAGTCAGATGTATTTAAGAAAAATGAAAAAGCAGAGTGTGTAA